From Vitis vinifera cultivar Pinot Noir 40024 chromosome 5, ASM3070453v1, the proteins below share one genomic window:
- the LOC100245872 gene encoding kinesin-like protein KIN-12C isoform X1 — MSRDASDLRFVAANTLKNAQLESTENEFDNSMNSIHFPPPRTPLNTIPDPSQFQREFQELDFDSKDRFGAARAGRSSDRKIEVLENLLSLNKVIGNVSNCGTPRVSGRGKAQSEPSSAQSTPARSISRTLNGGVVGACSGHRPPPYSVGKGGSSSRVSRGISNPMSEPLVEVPHFEIVEDPSFWMDHNVQVLIRIRPISSVERASQGYGRCLRQESSQTILWLGHPETRFTFDHIACEKISQEKLFRVAGLPMVENCISGYNSCMFAYGQTGSGKTYTMMGEIYEMDRELNEDCGITPRIFEYLFTRIRAEEENRRDEKLKYSCKCSFLEIYNEQITDLLEPSSTNLQLREDMKKGVYVENLTEYHVRTVGDIVKLLLQGAANRKMAATCMNSESSRSHSVFTCNIESHWGKDSMTHFRFARLNLVDLAGSERQKSSGAEGDRLKEAANINKSLSTLGLVIMSLVDLAHGKHRHVPYRDSRLTFLLQDSLGGNSKTTIIANVSPSTCSASETLSTLKFAQRAKLIQNNAKVNEDASGDVTALQRQIQQLKGQLSFLMNHHNLSRPLSRCLTSFGESRSGDFSEGYNSLEERIMINNHNTSAQNNKKMKCMEAALAGALRREKLAEDAVRRLEAEIECMNRLAHQREEDVQRTKMMLRFREEKIKRLELLSDGSMSADKYLMEENNALLEEVQLLQSRIERNPELTRFALENIRLLEQLRLFQNFYEQGERDALLAEVSGLRDQLLETLEGQLNFASAKENQDMDTVMELEDCKKMNSKLIREVDELHAELRKCLTCSQSASDSVTVSLSKDPEDLKQADKYSLVETISVRSDSGEEVASYDQVEDEVLQKKNTQKVDDASVMQHTDIEKELRDARMLIEAMESEQLRLIEELQFMQEENRRCMEMLSNKAKVEESVKLEIPCLETSDSEIQNMDLMNNLQVKLDRMTKDLENVKLKNNQYQEDWASQLCHEQQVELVREQVETETTRTILHLQEEVAALQLELHEKLCSMTEENLGLRNSLDAKENELRTLCGEWERATLELTNFLVDGSKSLKDASGQIESIASSFPRVNVWISEHVEKAAKVCIEKEETILLLQKSLEDAQKMAGEMELKLSSLKGATIALTEIQRVHNDESGKEAIQSSKLLDEKINMVKILESKLKKKEVQITEAENRANAAFLVVKKLSDHQHIALRSNIERDMDMSESALSPIMCSQQTSEVKTEADSLAWEEMEVQVQVARLGVLESENVINATYSDTELYLTALQTDILEASSLYRELVQDLMKDIDEMRKNFLELKEDCKNFQVHTVESEAHIPQLPNQYLMLHQIRDELDETNGRLDSIKDCISTTLNVHGCSIAGLDLIEAGGWSPDCYTSSNYHSSDASKDELDGKITEQNLNLKFEGGKILPSVNQTPEESNKLLENSIHREATIWWLRKELEMVFNVFNKLYVQLATLFNEKEIGNCSYMEDTCFLESLAPADNNQDTVLRKAIDEIKMEGMKQVFPSCKLRMKEAETSCSSIREAAADQIISHASRFLTKFEEAHTTIKEADFMLNALLKENENAKQVTGMWKQAGEEWLVEKASLIKEVEQLKSLIQLKEGENTVLQDHIHCSLVEMGDSMFFLEGFFLQMQKDVEERFRELYTAIISTGREILYSICNSRTSLEDIYSEIVEKEFALFVLYHCYIGEDFKRIIPGLNADHGFLRFGRQECNLVMNNLQKSCSSDEGNSMINGIEGIEEGDQSVAARDLEAELGQTSENLIYENLSLKKELERKEVLLKGLLFDFSLLQESASNKKDIKDETEKLILALSQVRCELEMKTSQLDDLLVQHRKLEGHLADTENALFISISDLEQAQESLDNLSDQNAELRVLLKDLYIKKSETEDQLEEQKDVIKGLEKEILRLTSSVEKKLMSSVEDIEDKLSRVTDERDGLHEEVCSLKDKLEMAYALADENEAIAVEARQESEASKIYAEQKEEEVKILEHSVEELECTINVLEKKVCEMDEEVERHRLIRNSLELELQALRQRMLTVESFTENTNVEQTEDQLSRQLYNISRELNEAHTRIRILEEERAERDKEIKQYKDYISELVLHAEAQASQYQQKYKTLEAMVREVKTDSSNSVSAALVQEKTEKSTMRTRGSSSPFRCIAGLVQQMNMEKDQELSMARLHIEELEELAANRQKEVCMLNTRLAAADSMTHDVIRDLLGVKLDMTNYADLIDQHQVLKLLEEAQQQTEESFAKEQEIRNLKKQIDDLIEERESCILEINSKKADIFAAQMTAEQLQERDHLLTAQNEMLKMDKTNLKRKIIELDEMVKKLFGTQNSQQQIPQSMKIKESGSLRLGDAGITKRVAKSEKLLCRVNDELAQYRRRTDEHSSYTKYRKQKGPI, encoded by the exons ATGTCCAGAGACGCCTCCGATCTCCGGTTCGTAGCTGCAAACACTTTGAAGAACGCACAACTTGAATCAACCgaaaatgaatttgataattCGATGAATTCGATTCATTTTCCTCCTCCGAGGACGCCTCTGAACACTATACCAGATCCGTCACAATTCCAGAGAGAATTTCAAGAGTTGGATTTTGACTCCAAGGATAGATTTGGAGCTGCTAGGGCAGGTCGATCGTCGGATAGGAAGATTGAAGTTTTGGAGAATTTGTTGTCGCTGAACAAGGTGATAGGAAATGTTTCCAATTGTGGAACTCCTAGGGTTTCTGGTAGAGGGAAAGCCCAGTCAGAGCCAAGTTCGGCTCAGAGCACTCCGGCGAGAAGTATTTCAAGGACTTTGAATGGCGGAGTAGTGGGAGCTTGTAGTGGTCATAGACCTCCTCCATACAGTGTTGGGAAAGGAGGGAGCTCTTCTAGGGTTTCTAGAGGGATTTCAAATCCAATGTCTGAACCGTTGGTCGAAGTTCCGCATTTTGAGATTGTGGAAGATCCCTCGTTTTGGATGGATCACAATGTGCAG GTATTGATACGGATTCGACCCATAAGTTCCGTGGAGAGGGCTTCGCAAGGGTATGGTAGATGCTTGAGGCAGGAGAGTTCACAGACCATATTGTGGCTTGGCCACCCTGAGACCAGATTTACGTTTGATCATATAGCATGCGAGAAAATATCACAG GAAAAACTATTCAGGGTTGCTGGACTGCCCATGGTGGAGAACTGCATATCTGGGTATAATAGCTGTATGTTTGCTTACGGTCAG ACAGGTAGTGGGAAAACATATACTATGATGGGTGAGATATATGAGATGGACCGAGAGCTCAATGAAGATTGTGGGATAACTCCACgaatttttgaatatttgttcACAAGGATTAGAGCG GAAGAGGAGAACAGGAGGGATGAAAAACTGAAGTACAGCTGCAAATGTTCCTTTTTAGAGATATACAATGAACAGATAACAGATCTCTTGGAGCCTTCATCAACTAATCTGCAA CTAAGAGAAGATATGAAGAAAGGTGTATATGTTGAAAACCTGACGGAATATCACGTGAGAACTGTTGGTGATATAGTGAAGCTTCTGTTACAG GGTGCTGCAAACAGAAAAATGGCAGCAACCTGTATGAACAGTGAAAGCAGTCGGTCCCACAGTGTTTTCACTTGCAATATTGAAAGCCATTGGGGAAAAGATTCCATGACCCACTTCAGATTTGCAAGGTTAAATTTGGTAGATCTAGCTGGTTCAGAAAG GCAGAAGAGCTCTGGCGCAGAAGGAGATCGTTTGAAAGAAGCAGCAAATATAAACAAATCCTTATCAACTCTTGG TCTGGTGATAATGTCTCTGGTGGATTTAGCACATGGGAAACATAGACATGTTCCATACAGAGATTCTAGACTCACGTTTCTACTTCAG GATTCCCTGGGTGGAAACTCAAAAACAACTATTATTGCCAATGTCAGCCCATCTACTTG CTCTGCAAGTGAAACACTAAGCACTCTAAAGTTTGCCCAGCGTGCCAAACTTATTCAGAACAAT GCTAAAGTGAATGAAGATGCTTCGGGGGATGTAACGGCATTGCAAAGACAAATACAACAGTTAAAG GGCCAGTTGTCCTTTCTGATGAACCATCATAACCTTTCAAGGCCTTTGTCACGTTGTCTCACAAGTTTTGGAGAATCTAGATCTGGTGATTTTTCTGAAGGATATAATTCTTTAGAAGAGAGGATCATGATCAATAATCATAACACAAGTGCCCAAAATAATAAG AAGATGAAATGCATGGAAGCTGCTTTAGCTGGTGCCCTCAGGAGAGAGAAACTGGCAGAGGATGCAGTCCGTAGGTTAGAGGCTGAAATCGAATGCATGAATCGCTTG GCTCATCAAAGGGAAGAGGATGTTCAGCGCACTAAGATGATGCTAAGGTTCCGTGAGGAGAAGATTAAACGGCTTGAATTGCTTTCAGATGGCTCAATGTCTGCTGACAAGTATCTTATGGAGGAAAATAACGCATTGTTGGAAGAAGTTCAGCTGCTTCAATCAAGAATTGAAAGAAACCCAGAATTAACCCGATTTGCTTTGGAGAATATTAGACTTCTTGAGCAGCTCAGATT GTTTCAGAATTTCTATGAACAAGGAGAACGAGACGCATTGCTGGCTGAAGTTTCAGGATTGCGTGATCAG CTTCTGGAAACACTTGAAGGACAGCTGAACTTTGCTTCAGCAAAAGAAAATCAG GATATGGATACTGTCATGGAGTTGGAAGATTGCAAAAAGATGAATTCCAAACTCATTAG GGAAGTTGATGAATTACACGCAGAGCTGAGAAAATGTTTGACCTGTAGCCAATCTGCATCTGATTCT GTTACAGTTTCCTTATCCAAGGATCCTGAAGACTTAAAACAAGCAGATAAATACTCACTG GTTGAAACCATATCAGTCAGAAGTGATTCAGGGGAGGAAGTGGCATCATATGATCAGGTAGAAGATGAAGTACTGCAAAAGAAAAATACCCAGAAGGTGGATGATGCTTCAGTTATGCAGCATACTGACATTGAAAAAGAGCTGAGGGATGCAAGAATGTTGATTGAAGCCATGGAGTCTGAGCAGCTGCGGCTAATTGAAGAACTTCAATTTATGCAGGAGGAGAATAGAAGGTGCATGGAAATGTTAAGCAACAAGGCCAAGGTAGAGGAATCTGTTAAACTTGAAATTCCCtgtttggaaacaagtgattcAGAAATTCAGAACATGGACTTGATGAACAATTTGCAAGTCAAGTTGGACAGGATGACTAAGGACCTTGAGAATGTAAAACTAAAGAACAACCAGTATCAAGAGGATTGGGCATCACAGCTATGTCACGAGCAGCAAGTTGAATTAGTGCGTGAGCAGGTTGAGACGGAAACAACTAGAACAATTCTTCATTTACAGGAAGAGGTCGCTGCTCTTCAGTTAGAACTTCATGAGAAATTATGTAGCATGACTGAAGAAAACCTGGGACTCAGAAACAGCCTGGatgctaaagaaaatgaattaagGACATTATGTGGGGAGTGGGAAAGGGCAACCTTGGAACTAACGAACTTCCTTGTAGATGGTTCTAAATCTCTCAAAGATGCCTCTGGCCAGATAGAAAGTATTGCCTCTTCATTTCCTCGAGTTAATGTTTGGATTAGTGAACATGTTGAGAAGGCTGCCAAAGTTTGCATTGAGAAGGAAGAAACAATTTTATTACTACAAAAAAGCCTAGAAGATGCTCAAAAGATGGCAGGAGAAATGGAGCTGAAGTTGAGTTCCTTGAAGGGAGCAACAATTGCTTTAACTGAAATTCAAAGGGTACATAATGATGAAAGTGGTAAAGAGGCAATTCAGTCAAGTAAACTGTTGGATGAGAAGATCAACATGGTTAAAATCCTAGAGAGTAAACTGAAGAAAAAGGAGGTTCAGATTACTGAAGCTGAAAACCGGGCTAATGCTGCATTCCTAGTGGTGAAAAAACTCTCTGATCATCAGCACATTGCTCTCAGAAGCAACATTGAGAGAGATATGGACATGTCAGAATCGGCTCTTTCCCCCATAATGTGTAGCCAGCAGACCTCTGAGGTGAAGACTGAAGCAGATTCTTTGGCATGGGAAGAAATGGAGGTTCAAGTTCAAGTGGCAAGACTAGGAGTTCTGGAGTCAGAGAATGTTATTAATGCTACTTATTCAGATACAGAACTGTATTTAACAGCCCTCCAAACCGATATTCTTGAAGCGTCTTCTTTATATAGGGAGTTGGTTCAGGACTTGATGAAAGATATTGATGAGATGAGGAAAAATTTCCTGGAATTAAAAGAGGATTGTAAAAATTTTCAGGTTCATACAGTAGAGTCAGAAGCACATATTCCGCAGCTTCCAAACCAGTATCTCATGCTGCATCAAATAAGAGATGAACTCGATGAAACAAATGGCAGACTGGATAGCATTAAAGATTGCATTAGCACAACCTTAAATGTGCATGGCTGCTCAATAGCGGGTCTAGATTTGATAGAAGCAGGTGGGTGGAGTCCTGATTGTTATACTTCAAGCAATTATCATTCAAGTGATGCTTCAAAAGATGAATTGGATGGTAAGATAACTGAACAAAACTTAAACCTGAAGTTCGAAGGCGGCAAGATACTTCCCTCTGTTAATCAAACACCTGAAGAGTCGAACAAGCTTTTGGAGAACTCAATTCACAGAGAAGCAACAATATGGTGGCTCAGGAAGGAATTAGAGATGGTATTCAATGTCTTCAATAAACTATATGTCCAGTTAGCCACGCTTTTCAATGAGAAGGAAATTGGAAATTGCTCTTACATGGAAGATACATGTTTTCTTGAATCACTGGCACCTGCAGATAACAATCAGGACACTGTACTTAGAAAAGCaattgatgaaataaaaatggaagGGATGAAGCAAGTCTTTCCATCTTGCAAGTTGCGGATGAAGGAAGCTGAAACAAGCTGCAGCAGTATCAGAGAG GCAGCTGCGGATCAGATAATCAGTCATGCTAGTAGGTTCTTAACCAAATTTGAGGAGGCACACACAACCATAAAAGAAGCCGATTTTATGTTGAATGCATTgcttaaagaaaatgaaaatgcaaAGCAGGTGACTGGTATGTGGAAGCAAGCAGGTGAGGAGTGGCTGGTGGAGAAAGCAAGCTTGATTAAGGAAGTTGAACAGCTTAAATCCTTGATACAATTGAAAGAAGGAGAGAATACAGTACTGCAGGATCACATCCACTGTAGTTTGGTAGAGATGGGGGACTCTATGTTTTTCCTTGAAGGGTTTTTTCTGCAAATGCAAAAGGATGTTGAGGAGAGGTTCAGGGAACTGTATACTGCTATCATTTCTACAGGACGGGAAATTCTATACAGCATTTGCAACTCAAGAACATCATTGGAGGATATTTACTCTGAGATCGTGGAGAAAGAATTTGCTTTATTTGTGCTGTACCACTGCTATATAGGAGAAGATTTCAAAAGAATAATACCAGGCCTCAATGCAGACCATGGTTTCCTCCGATTCGGAAGGCAAGAATGCAATTTGGTGATGAATAATTTGCAGAAGAGTTGCTCGAGTGATGAGGGTAATAGCATGATTAATGGTATTGAAGGCATAGAAGAAGGTGATCAAAGTGTAGCAGCCAGAGACTTGGAAGCAGAGTTGGGCCAAACCAGTGAGAACCTGATATATGAGAATTTGTCTCTCAAGAAAGAATTGGAAAGGAAAGAGGTTTTATTGAAGGGTTTACTTTTTGATTTTAGCTTGTTGCAGGAATCAGCCTCCAACAAGAAAGACATAAAGGATGAAACCGAAAAATTGATTCTCGCTTTAAGCCAAGTTCGATGTGAACTAGAGATGAAAACAAGTCAACTTGATGACCTATTGGTTCAGCATAGAAAGCTTGAGGGTCACCTAGCTGATACTGAAAATGCCTTGTTTATCTCAATTTCAGACCTTGAGCAAGCCCAAGAATCATTAGACAATCTCTCAGACCAAAATGCTGAGTTGAGAGTGCTATTAAAAGACCTCTACATCAAAAAATCTGAAACAGAAGATCAATTAGAAGAACAAAAGGATGTCATCAAAGGCTTAGAGAAGGAAATTCTTCGTTTGACTTCTTCAGTGGAGAAAAAATTGATGTCCTCGGTTGAGGACATTGAAGATAAATTAAGCAGGGTCACTGATGAGAGAGATGGACTCCATGAAGAAGTCTGTTCTCTGAAAGACAAGCTTGAGATGGCTTATGCATTAGCTGATGAAAATGAAGCTATTGCTGTTGAAGCACGCCAG gaatcGGAGGCAAGTAAAATATATGCAGAACAGAAGGAAGAGGAGGTTAAGATTTTAGAACATTCTGTGGAGGAGCTTGAGTGTACAATAAATGTACTGGAGAAAAAG GTATGTGAAATGGATGAAGAGGTGGAAAGACATAGATTGATAAGAAATTCCTTGGAACTGGAACTCCAAGCTTTAAGACAGAGAATGTTGACAGTTGAATCCTTCACCGAAAACACAAATGTTGAACAAACTGAAGATCAATTATCAAG GCAACTGTATAACATATCACGGGAACTTAATGAGGCTCATACCCGGATAAGAATTCTGGAAGAGGAGAGAGCAGAACGGGATAAAGAG ATCAAACAATACAAAGATTACATCTCCGAACTTGTATTGCATGCTGAAGCCCAGGCATCACAGTACCAACAAAAG TACAAAACTTTGGAGGCCATGGTTCGTGAAGTGAAAACAGATTCATCAAACTCAGTATCAGCCGCACTGGTACAAGAGAAAACTGAAAAATCCACAATGAGGACAAGGGGTTCCAGCTCACCATTCAGGTGTATCGCAGGTTTGGTTCAGCAAATGAACATGGAGAAGGATCAGGAACTGTCAATGGCTAGGCTTCATATAGAAGAGCTAGAGGAATTGGCAGCAAATAGGCAGAAAGAG GTTTGCATGCTGAATACTAGACTGGCAGCAGCAGATAGCATGACACATGATGTCATTCGAGATTTACTTGGTGTGAAGCTGGACATGACTAACTATGCA GATTTGATAGACCAGCACCAAGTTCTAAAGTTATTGGAAGAGGCTCAGCAACAAACAGAAGAGTCTTTTGCAAAG GAGCAAGAAATACGGAACCTCAAGAAGCAGATTGATGATCTAATAGAGGAAAGAGAGAG TTGCATATTGGAAATAAATAGCAAGAAAGCAGATATATTTGCTGCCCAGATGACGGCTGAGCAACTTCAAGAACGAGATCACTTGCTCACTGCACAGAACGAAATGTTAAAG ATGGACAAGACCAATCTAAAGAGGAAGATCATAGAACTGGACGAGATGGTGAAAAAGCTTTTTGGAACTCAAAACTCCCAACAGCAAATTCCACAATCAATGAAGATAAAG GAGAGCGGCTCGTTGAGGCTGGGTGATGCTGGTATCACCAAAAGGGTAGCAAAGTCCGAGAAACTTCTTTGTCGTGTGAATGATGAACTTGCTCAGTATCGCAGAAGAACAGATGAGCATAGCTCTTACACAAAATATAG GAAGCAGAAGGGGCCAATTTAA